A genomic segment from Pistricoccus aurantiacus encodes:
- a CDS encoding anaerobic ribonucleoside-triphosphate reductase activating protein: protein MSRAARREPSSRHLPLIDRAAIRLPVAGLVPLTSLDYPEHLACVVFLQGCPLRCGYCHNPQMITPRRGKPQEWAEIREFLQSRRGLLDGVVFSGGEPTLHGDLLPAMREARAMGFKVGLHTAGIYPKRLEALLPWLDWVGLDVKGYLDDFERITGRRGAGRRHAHSLALLLDSGIDLECRTTIHWRDFTLTDVERLALSLADCGVDHYALQLARTDQCLDRSYCQPVENAPTREMIERLLRRLRPHFTHLTLRD from the coding sequence ATGAGTCGCGCCGCCCGCCGGGAGCCCAGCTCCCGGCATCTACCCCTCATCGATCGTGCCGCCATCCGCCTCCCCGTCGCCGGTCTGGTACCGCTGACCAGCCTGGACTACCCGGAGCATCTGGCCTGCGTGGTCTTCCTGCAGGGCTGTCCGCTGCGCTGCGGCTATTGCCACAATCCACAGATGATCACCCCGCGTCGCGGCAAGCCCCAGGAATGGGCGGAAATCCGAGAGTTCCTGCAAAGCCGGCGGGGGCTGCTTGACGGTGTGGTGTTCAGCGGCGGCGAGCCCACCCTGCATGGCGACCTGCTGCCGGCGATGCGCGAGGCCAGAGCGATGGGCTTCAAGGTGGGATTGCACACGGCGGGGATCTATCCGAAGCGCCTCGAAGCGCTTCTGCCCTGGCTCGACTGGGTGGGGCTCGACGTCAAGGGCTACCTTGATGACTTCGAGCGCATCACCGGGCGTCGCGGCGCCGGGCGACGCCATGCCCACAGCCTGGCATTGCTGCTGGACAGCGGTATCGATCTTGAATGTCGCACGACGATTCACTGGCGAGACTTCACTCTCACGGATGTTGAGCGCCTGGCCCTGAGCCTGGCGGACTGCGGCGTGGATCACTACGCCCTACAGCTGGCGCGCACGGATCAATGCCTGGACCGGAGCTACTGCCAGCCCGTCGAAAACGCCCCCACTCGGGAGATGATCGAACGCCTCCTGCGGCGGCTCAGACCCCACTTCACTCATCTGACCCTGCGCGATTGA
- the nrdD gene encoding anaerobic ribonucleoside-triphosphate reductase → MSTQSLRDTLPSDRRQRCEVWTRVMGYHRPVSQFNVGKQSEHRERRHFREETAAS, encoded by the coding sequence ATGAGTACCCAATCCCTGCGCGACACCCTGCCGAGCGACCGCCGCCAGCGCTGCGAAGTCTGGACCCGGGTCATGGGCTATCACCGTCCGGTCAGCCAGTTCAACGTCGGCAAGCAGTCCGAACATCGCGAACGGCGTCATTTCCGTGAAGAGACAGCGGCCTCATGA